The genomic DNA ATTCGAGGCCCCGCTCGGCGAGAATGCTGCCGCCGGTCAGCGCCGCACCGTAGACGAGCAGGCCGAGTATCGGAACCTGAAAGAGCAGGTCGTTGGCGACCGCAAGCGGCGTCGCTGCGACGAGATACATCAGCAGGATGTTGACGCCCACAAGCGCCGCCGCTGGTGCCGCGACACGGCGGAACTTCGGATGTGCCGTCCGCTGTCGTCGTGCGGTGAGACCGTCCATGTTCGGGCGTTCAGACGACAATATATAAAGCTGCTCGCTTTTGGACTGACTGCGGCGACCGTTGTCGGCGGCGGGAACATAAAGTGCGTTCGATGTAGACAGTGATACGGAAACATATGCGAACTAAATTCGACGGCAAAGAGATATACGTCGTAAAAAGCGAACCCGACGAGGAACGCACCTACCATTGCGACGCCTTGGCCTCGCGGTTCCCGACAGCGACCGAAATCGACTACCCGGCTGGCGAGCGGGTGCCGGTCGATTCAGCGGCCGCCGTCGTGCTGACGGGCAGTACGGCTGCCGTCTACGAGCCGGAGCAGTATCCGTGGGTCGATGACCAGCAGGCGCTCGTCAGACGGCTCGTCGAGCGGTCGGTACCAACGCTTGGGGTGTGCTTCGGCCACCAGATAGCCAACGCCGCCCTCGGTGGAACGGTAGAACACGTCGGGATGACCGCAGGGCTCGTCGAGGCCGACCTCGACCACCAGCCCTTGTTCGAGGGTGTCGCTCCCGTCGTTCCAGCGCTCCACGGCGACGCGGTGACAGCCCTCGGCGATGGGATGGAATCCATCGCAACAGCGCCACACGCGGACATCTTCGCGAGTCGACACCAGTCGGCACCGCTGTGGACCGTCCAGTTCCATCCCGAAATCACCGCCGCGCTTGAGCCGCGGCTGACCGAGGACTTCGGCTGGGAGTCGGGCCGGTGGTCGTTCGGCGACGTGACCGCTGCGGTGGTTTTTGAGAACTTCAAATCGATGGCCGAGTCGGCTCCCGCAGCCGCCGACAGCCCGTGAACGGTGGCTCTCAGTCCAGCGCGGCCGCGGCCTCGTCGCGAATCTCGCGTGCCTCTTCGAGTCGTTCGTTGATGTACCCCTCCAAGTCCGTATGCAGCGGCTCGACGCCGGCCGGGATATCCACGGCTTCCAGTTCCGACTCGACCGTTTCGAGGTCGTCGATAGCGATTTGTGACAGCGCCAGCGCTTCGTCGTCGTCGCTGGCCGTCGCGGCGTCATCGAGCGTCGAGAGCGTCTCCGCGAAGCTCTCGAAGGTGTCGTGATACTCCGAAAGCGCTTCAGCGCCCGCTTCGAGCCGCGAAGCGAGTTCGGGGTGGTGCGGGCTCTCCAGCGCCTCGCGTTCCTCGTCGGTGGCGGCGACGATGGGGTCGGCCCGAGCGGCGGCCACCTCGGCGTCTGCTGTTGTCGCTGCCAGTAGCTCACCGAGTTCGTCGTGTCGGTCATCGGCCAGCCCGTAGGCGTTCTGGTCGGCTAGGTCGACAGTCTCCTCGACGAGTTCGAAGCCGTCTGCCAGCGCCGCGTGGGTTTCGGCGGCGACAAAGAGGAAACTGATTTCGGCTTCTAGCAACTCGACGAGCCGCTGGAACGGCTCATCGTCGACGTTCTGTCTGTCTGCCCGGCTGACGGCACTTTCGAGCCGTGCGTCGGCGTCGTCGAGCTCGCGCTGGACATCGATTCGGTCGACGGGGTCGACGAGGGGAACCGAAAGCAGCGGCGGCTCCGTGCTATCGAACTCGCCCCCGGCAGCGTAGACCGAAATCGCCTCTTGGATGTATCCGCGGCTCGACTGTATCGTCTCCCGAATCAGCTCCGGAAGCTCCTCTTCGCGCGTCTGTAGGTCTGGCTCCTCGGGCGTCTCTGGGTCTTCCGTGTCGTCCGGCGTGTCTCCGTTCTCGGGGTCGGGGTCCGGTGTGTCCTCGCCGTCGACATCCGTCGGCGTGTCTCCGTTCTCGGGGTCGGGCTCGTCGTTGGGGGCGTCGTCAAGCAGCTCTTCGGCTTCGCTGCACCCGGCAGCACCGACTGCGATGCCGGAACCGAGGGCAACGAGCAGCCGCCGACGGGTCGAGGCGTGGGAGGACATCTCTCGACTGCGTGTAGGGCAAAGACGCATATTAAAATGATGATGGGTCAAACGGCCGCTACAGCAAATACCACGCGAGCGCCGCTCCGGCGAGCAGCCCGCCGCCGATGGCCCAGAGCACGACCGCAAGTGAGGCCTCTCCCTGTGTCGTCATGAGGCCGGCCGAGAGCCCAACGAGCACGGTAATGCCGACCTTCGCCCACCGGCGTCGTCTGCGTCGGTTGCCAGCGTCCCGTCGATACGGGTCGTCGCGACGTTCGACCATCAACGCCTCCCGGCAGCGCCGTCCGGTATCTGTCGACGTAGGCAACGACGCCGCGCTCTCGCCCGGCGGCTCGGGGGGCTCCACTTCGAACCGGTGCGTCCGGCAGCGTCAGTCGTCGGCTGTGGGTGCATCGACCAGCGTCTCGGGCTCGACGGATGCGTATTTGGCGATAGCGGCGAAGGTCTCGTCGTCCATCGCGAACCGTTCGCCGGAGGTGACGCCGTAGGCCTCGTCGTCCTCGAACCGGGTTTCGATGAACCGCGTGGCGACGAGAGCTTTCCGGCCGTTTCCGTCGGCATCTATCTGTTCTTGGGCTTCCTCCAGCAGGAGCGCTCCCGAGACAACATCGAAGACGAGGTCGGCCAGCCGCTTTGCGTGGTACTGTGCGTAGTCGCCGTCCTCGGTTGCCAGCGAGGCGAGCGCGTTCTGTAGCTCGACGAACCGCTCCTCGACGGTTCCGGCCAGCGGCTCCAGCGCCGGATGCTCGACGGCATCGAGCTTCGCCTGCAGGTAGGGGACCAGCGCCTCGTGGGCGTCTTCGCGGTTGAATGCCCGCAGCACGTCAAGCGCAAGGATGTTCGAGGGTCCTTCCCAGATGGGCAACACCTGCGCGTCCCGGAGCAGTCGCTCGGTGGTGTGCTCGCGGACGTAGCCGTTGCCGCCGAGAATCTCCATCGCATAGGAGCTCATGTCGACCGACATCCGCGCCGTCTTGTACTTCGCGACGGGGATGAAAAGCCGCATCAGCTGGTAGGCATCCGAGTCGTCGCCCTGTCGTTCACGCTCATCGAGCGTCCGAGCCGCCTCAAAGGAGAAGGCAGCGGCGGCCTCATAATCGACGCTCATGTCCACGAGGTCACGGCGGAGTAGCGGGTACTCGTCGATTGCATCGCCGAAGGCCTCCCGCTGTGCGGCCCGGACCTTCGCCTCAAGTAGTCCCCGTCCCATGACACCGAGTGCGCCGGTGGCGTTTGTGAGCCGCTCGAAGTTCATCATCTCGGACATGTATTTGAACCCGCGGCCCTCCTCGCCGACGAGGTAGGCTTCGGCCCCTTCGAACTGTATTTCGCCGGTCGGCACCGAGATGGTCCCGAGTTTGTCCTTCAGCCGGCGGAAGTGCGCCTCGTTTACCTCGCCGTCCGGCTTGGTTCGGGGAACGAGAAACAGCGACAGTCCATCGACACCTTCGGGCGCGCCCGGCGTTCGGGCGAGCGCTAGTGCCCCCTCAGCGTCGATGTTCGAGCAGAACCACTTCTCGCCGTGGAGCCGGTAGATGCGGTCGCGGTCGATGTCGGCAGCCGCGACAGAGTCGTCGGCCTCGACCGGCTCGGCTCGGGTCTCGTTTGCGCCCACGTCGGAGCCGCCCTGCTCTTCGGTCAGGAACATCGCCCCTTCGATGTGTGTATCGAGGTCGCGGGCGGTCAGCCCCTCGAAGTACGACGAGAGCTCCCCGTCGTCGAACTTATCGAGGACGATGGCCGCGCCGGTCGTCATCGAGACAGGACAGCAGAACCCGGCGTCAACGTAGGAAAGCAGCGTCTGCATCATCAATGTATGCGACAGCCCGACCGGTTCGTCCCGTCCCGGCGGCGCATGGAAGGCATCGTGCGTAACGCCGAACTCCTCGTAGGTGATTCGTTCCTGTTCCTCGATGAGCGGATGGTATTCGACCTCGTTGCGTCGCTCGCCGAACTTGTCGAACGAGCATAGCTCGTGGCCCTCCTTGTCGATTCTGTCAGCGGTGTCGGCCATCCGGTGGCCGAGCACGTCGCCGAACTCCGAAAGGACCTCTTCGGCCCACTCGAAGTCGTCGTCCGGGTAGATGCGCTCTGCCTCGAACTGCAGCGTCGGGTCCAACTCCCAGTAGTTACAACCCCGCCCCTCGTCGAGTGCTCCGTAATCAATCGGGTCGGTCGCCATACCCGTTGGATTTGTGATTCGGTATTATAAACCTCATTACAACTGCGTTATGTTCAACGCCGTTTCCTGACGGTCTGTTTAACAGCGGACGCGTTCGTCGCTGTCCGAAACCATGATTGTGAGTGACGGACACAGTCGGGTAGTATGGAACGACACGACGCCGCCTCGACCGAGGCCGTCGCCGTCCGCGTCTCGGAAGACGACCTCGTAATTCGGGCGACGATAGAGCGCCCCGAGCGACAGAACGCGCTGAACGACGCCGTCATCGAGGGGTTGACCGCTGCCTTCGACCTCGCGGCGGAGACGCCGGCCCGAGTCGTCGTTCTTCGCGGAGCAGGTGGTACCTTCTGTGCCGGCGGCGACATCGA from Natronomonas pharaonis DSM 2160 includes the following:
- a CDS encoding acyl-CoA dehydrogenase family protein, producing the protein MATDPIDYGALDEGRGCNYWELDPTLQFEAERIYPDDDFEWAEEVLSEFGDVLGHRMADTADRIDKEGHELCSFDKFGERRNEVEYHPLIEEQERITYEEFGVTHDAFHAPPGRDEPVGLSHTLMMQTLLSYVDAGFCCPVSMTTGAAIVLDKFDDGELSSYFEGLTARDLDTHIEGAMFLTEEQGGSDVGANETRAEPVEADDSVAAADIDRDRIYRLHGEKWFCSNIDAEGALALARTPGAPEGVDGLSLFLVPRTKPDGEVNEAHFRRLKDKLGTISVPTGEIQFEGAEAYLVGEEGRGFKYMSEMMNFERLTNATGALGVMGRGLLEAKVRAAQREAFGDAIDEYPLLRRDLVDMSVDYEAAAAFSFEAARTLDERERQGDDSDAYQLMRLFIPVAKYKTARMSVDMSSYAMEILGGNGYVREHTTERLLRDAQVLPIWEGPSNILALDVLRAFNREDAHEALVPYLQAKLDAVEHPALEPLAGTVEERFVELQNALASLATEDGDYAQYHAKRLADLVFDVVSGALLLEEAQEQIDADGNGRKALVATRFIETRFEDDEAYGVTSGERFAMDDETFAAIAKYASVEPETLVDAPTADD
- a CDS encoding type 1 glutamine amidotransferase, which gives rise to MRTKFDGKEIYVVKSEPDEERTYHCDALASRFPTATEIDYPAGERVPVDSAAAVVLTGSTAAVYEPEQYPWVDDQQALVRRLVERSVPTLGVCFGHQIANAALGGTVEHVGMTAGLVEADLDHQPLFEGVAPVVPALHGDAVTALGDGMESIATAPHADIFASRHQSAPLWTVQFHPEITAALEPRLTEDFGWESGRWSFGDVTAAVVFENFKSMAESAPAAADSP